A single Euwallacea similis isolate ESF13 chromosome 1, ESF131.1, whole genome shotgun sequence DNA region contains:
- the bdg gene encoding sodium-dependent transporter bedraggled, with protein sequence MSSNDLIDFHVGPPSVLPAQVAATETYETDNLIDTELPALEQKLLTQCNGKTPRSRRESVDVEDILINIDEYDRDSLDGEEVECDDFLDVCQRVDDNGNADERNTLPADNFEALLVLKNLDDLLNATLEECEDVANGNSLHGLDDATQYVIEECLGDLDNYLHDAIDDSESSASDDSLDSSEDATKVEQEEEFDEELARSKLRQIEENYRKFVAAGIVNRGYVDTENNGNFMVHEQLPRPSSACALPAQLTQRKRALRSNSVNLGKEERSRLIRRKSMNEPSTSTLVRTSASAGSTAPKSYPLSDDDVNRQRHAHASADCCTGTVIVEPLRRQSGAGSSSDLHETVSSEPCGTGRSTWLRSSMRRLQQLTLPNVDRAEAVAVSIEDSGGQLEAGTVVRPVSAPSRLPPLTRSSGRTSRARSRNTESHQSNSRTRSSSESSRSRRGRSVSSSGTSADSSGGGTLGRMPLDAANNEVEESANNNTQRRSCDHQRTNEIPEAESPLGKWPHSMSSMMACLGCTLGLFNISRFAVLTIHFGANFIFQFMLLSLVFGLPLFTLQLCLGQQLGTGVIDMWRISPLFQGVGVSLLITQALTGLYSIIGVSWMFVYFRDSFITALDKYRWAEPFLYYRKDIQTPINGTYKLTETVPDYFSGIVLQRYHLPSGVAYGTIKFQSAFNLAVIWMIIFVSLSKGLRSYGKVIYMFTLLPVFGTFVLCAKILGLMPPEFVNIIFPETSWGEFFLNSRSWLAAAQETFLTWGLLGAATMQIASHNKHKHLLQRDSSLIAVMTISVLLLVAFLANTCVQILKSYGYSYYPSSFERISSYQFLRYVKDPLPPTISNTPVRYMRHNSFILGEKVIRPGSDGAHESGYQVLRLATEILPATFAVMGADQVSPFWAVLTYFIFIMFGIAQQLAIWHCLITGIMAIKPKILKKWESTITFFSCACGFILGLPMATELGIYVVYFMDYTLGSIWWLTIVIIMQILAVFLVRGRPYSGDTVVTALFTPNSHSCLISWAPPLLSFTWNVILPVALMILCITTFKNGNFRDMFVWHHAPFLDYWPLWARQVGSMMQLLPVLCIPFVAVIQSYRYLNNGPSDILERIQLLYRPPIGEHMEDPPITNPSANSNSPSVQSEDPPPKYTPPPSYTTATGARLAKFLRQSIHRSMRRIANALGEGSSAAGTSRSRPSVQSVTQPPPPDYNAVFVEMNASNIVPDALDGNTRMSTLERLRNLQASTNALTAAEVASILRSSFRRSRIRSPSRSPGDHKEEEDFTEHGVGSLSAEFLVDAAAPIGETSLVIDHVEVEEGEDKAQNSAMSVIYVSK encoded by the exons ATGTCCTCGAATGACTTAATCGACTTTCACGTGGGACCTCCATCCGTGCTTCCAGCCCAAGTTGCAGCTACAGAAACTTACGAAACTGACAATCTCATAGACACAGAGCTTCCGGCACTTGAGCAAAAGCTCTTAACTCAGTGCAACGGCAAAACTCCACGCTCTAGAAGAGAGAGTGTGGATGTTGAAGATATTCTCATTAACATAGATGAGTATGACAGAGATAGTCTCGATGGGGAGGAAGTAGAATGCGATGATTTTCTGGATGTTTGTCAGAGGGTTGATGATAATGGAAATGCTGATGAGAGAAATACATTACCAGCCGATAATTTCGAGGCTTTGCTAGTATTGAAGAATTTGGATGATTTGCTCAATGCCACTTTAGAAGAGTGTGAAGATGTGGCCAATGGGAACTCACTTCATGGCTTAGATGATGCTACTCAATATGTCATTGAAGAATGTCTAGGAGATTTGGATAACTATCTTCATGACGCCATCGATGACTCCGAATCCAGTGCTTCTGACGACTCTTTGGATTCCAGTGAGGATGCTACTAAG GTGGAGCAGGAAGAAGAATTTGATGAGGAACTGGCGCGCAGCAAACTAAGACAAATAGAGGAAAACTACCGGAAGTTTGTGGCCGCCGGGATCGTGAATCGGGGCTACGTCGACACCGAAAACAATGGTAATTTCATGGTACATGAGCAATTGCCTAGACCCTCCTCGGCGTGTGCCTTACCCGCCCAGCTGACGCAAAGGAAACGAGCACTTAGAAGCAATTCTGTAAACTTGGGCAAGGAAGAAAGGTCGCGGCTAATTAG ACGGAAGTCCATGAACGAGCCCTCTACATCCACCCTCGTCCGGACGTCCGCCTCAGCTGGGTCCACCGCCCCAAAAAGCTACCCATTGTCCGATGACGACGTAAATCGCCAACGTCATGCCCATGCATCTGCCGATTGCTGTACTGGAACGGTCATTGTTGAACCACTACGCAGACAAAGTGGTGCAGGCAGTTCTTCAGACCTGCACGAAACGGTATCATCGGAACCGTGCGGTACTGGCAGGAGTACTTGGTTGCGGAGTTCAATGCGAAGACTTCAACAACTCACTCTACCCAACGTGGATAGAGCTGAAGCAGTCGCTGTTAGCATTGAGGACAGCGGAGGTCAATTGGAGGCTGGGACGGTGGTGAGGCCTGTGAGCGCTCCTTCGAGGCTGCCACCATTGACCCGCTCAAGTG GACGGACATCAAGGGCAAGGTCAAGAAACACAGAGTCTCATCAATCAAATTCCAGGACGAGGAGCAGTTCGGAATCGTCACGTTCTAGGAGAGGTAGAAGTGTGTCTTCCAGTGGTACCAGTGCGGATTCTAGTGGTGGTGGAACTCTAGGCCGCATGCCTTTAGACGCAGCAAATAATGAGGTGGAGGAGTCAGCGAACAATAATACTCAAAGACG GTCATGTGATCATCAACGCACCAACGAAATCCCGGAGGCCGAAAGCCCCTTGGGCAAATGGCCCCACAGCATGAGCTCAATGATGGCCTGTCTCGGCTGTACCTTGGGCTTGTTCAACATATCCCGCTTCGCAGTACTGACAATCCATTTTGGAGCCAATTTCATCTTCCAGTTCATGCTGTTATCCCTAGTATTCGGCTTACCACTCTTCACCCTTCAGCTATGCCTGGGGCAGCAATTGGGCACGGGAGTCATCGATATGTGGCGCATATCGCCCTTGTTCCAAGGGGTTGGAGTATCGTTACTAATTACACAGGCGCTTACAGGGCTGTATAGCATCATAGGCGTGTCATGGATGTTCGTGTATTTTCGGGACTCATTCATTACGGCTCTGGATAAGTACAGGTGGGCGGAGCCGTTTCTTTATTACAGAAAAG ATATACAAACGCCCATTAATGGTACCTACAAGCTAACGGAGACTGTACCGGATTATTTCAGCGGAATTGTGTTGCAAAGGTATCATCTGCCCAGCGGAGTTGCATATGGAACCATCAAATTCCAGTCCGCTTTCAATTTAGCTGTTATTTGGATGATCATCTTTGTCTCCCTGAGCAAAGGACTGCGCTCTTATGGAAAG GTTATCTACATGTTCACACTTCTGCCAGTTTTCGGTACTTTCGTGCTTTGTGCTAAAATCTTGGGACTGATGCCTCCAGAGTTTGTTAATATCATATTCCCCGAGACTTCATGGGGCGagttttttttgaattctagg AGTTGGTTAGCTGCAGCCCAAGAAACTTTCCTTACTTGGGGCCTCCTAGGGGCTGCTACCATGCAAATAGCGTCACACAACAAGCACAAGCACTTGCTTCAACGCGACTCTAGTCTGATAGCTGTGATGACCATTTCAGTGTTGCTGCTCGTTGCCTTTTTGGCCAACACCTGCGTTCAGATACTCAAATCTTATGGATATAGTTATTATCCTAGTTCATTTG AGCGAATATCATCGTACCAGTTCCTCAGATATGTAAAGGATCCGCTGCCACCCACAATATCAAATACGCCAGTGAGATATATGAGACACAATTCTTTTATATTGGGAGAAAAAGTTATTCGACCAGGTTCTGATGGCGCTCATGAAAGTGGATATCAG GTTCTTCGATTGGCCACTGAAATACTACCGGCAACTTTTGCTGTAATGGGCGCCGATCAAGTTTCCCCATTCTGGGCGGTGCTCACTTACTTCATTTTCATTATGTTCGGCATCGCTCAGCAATTAGCAATATGGCATTGCCTCATTACTGGTATAATGGCCATCAAAcccaaaattttgaagaaatgggAATCTACCATTACGTTCTTCAGCTGTGCTTGCGGTTTCATATTGGGACTCCCCATGGCTACGGAG ctCGGTATTTATGTGGTGTATTTCATGGATTACACTCTGGGTAGTATATGGTGGCTAACCatagtaataataatgcaGATATTGGCGGTATTCCTAGTGAGGGGTAGGCCTTATAGTGGTGATACTGTGGTGACTGCCCTTTTCACTCCTAATAGTCATAGTTGTCTTATCAGTTGGGCTCCACCATTGTTATCTTTTACTTGGAATGTAATTCTTCCAGTAGCTCTAATG attttatgCATAACAACGTTCAAAAATGGAAACTTCCGAGACATGTTCGTTTGGCATCACGCTCCATTTCTGGATTATTGGCCATTGTGGGCCCGTCAAGTAGGATCGATGATGCAGCTTTTGCCTGTGCTTTGTATACCCTTTGTGGCTGTCATACAGAGCTATCGATACTTGAACAATGGCCCTTCGGATATATTGGAG AGAATCCAGCTTCTCTACCGACCACCCATCGGGGAGCACATGGAGGACCCACCCATCACCAACCCGTCTGCCAACTCCAACTCACCATCCGTTCAATCTGAAGATCCGCCGCCTAAATACACCCCCCCACCTAGTTACACCACAGCCACTGGAGCCCgtcttgcaaaatttttacGCCAAAGTATTCACCGCAGCATGCGCAGAATAGCCAACGCCTTGGGTGAAGGAAGTTCTGCTGCTGGAACATCTAGAAGCAGACCCAGTGTCCAGAGCGTAACTCAACCACCTCCACCAGATTATAACGCTGTATTCGTGGAAATGAATGCCAGTAATATTGTGCCAGACGCTCTGGATGGAAACACCAGAATGTCCACTTTGGAGAGATTGAGGAATCTGCAGGCCTCCACCAACGCCCTCACCGCTGCGGAAGTTGCTTCAATTTTGAGAAGTAGCTTCAGGAGGAGTCGAATTCGGTCTCCATCGAGAAGTCCCGGAGATCATAAAGAGGAGGAGGATTTTACTGAGCATGGAGTGGGGTCGCTGAGCGCTGAATTTTTAGTAGATGCAGCTGCTCCCATTGGCGAAACTTCATTGGTTATTGATCATGTAGAGGTAGAGGAGGGGGAGGATAAAGCACAAAACAGTGCCATGTCTGTGATATATGTATCTAAGTGA
- the LOC136410343 gene encoding rab-like protein 6, producing the protein MFSAIKRLTSKGDGPANNWPLKSPNVQAMSSSLQKKFSKGVQYNMKIVIKGDRNVGKTCLFHRLQGKKFIEEYIPTDEIQVTSIQWNYKATDDIVKVEVWDVVDKGKKKKHFDGLKLENVQIEIPEEAALDAEFLDVYKGTNGVIMILDLTKSWTFDYIQRELPKVPGHIPVIILSNHCDMSHHRTVTADHVHFYIESIIGDRTAPVRHTEASMRNGFGLKLLHKFFNLPFLQLQKEALLRQIERNEMETTATIDELDTYAESDEANYAKFLENLVKRRREIADSNANIPLPTVIEKPSVGSPGVIDMKRSQSCSIVIGGGKPIPFGNAIQNPTKSPVGASTQVSKSVSMNSGFPSKSKEAVDGLSDIRRLDVPITSVDEFCPDGGLLGGFLDDVHFNNSKIAETEETDSDTDTGNPLVSELQEDFEPDEACLSKPARVVKKNELLYAAKAGKSDGSSELEIEKTIPEDYDMKQTNDEFDSTINSEISELTSDVYDGWVAPDSKWRRSPEGGEDTSMVSQTFDNSASAIYDDSVSVTSSNVHMELLTSKKSPSSGNLSIQSESEDTHTSSSVKKEKKHRDKSEKKEKQKKKKSKDREKEQDKEKSEKKHRRKSRAEAVSSRDELEEFLNGTSSPPVDTAYEAI; encoded by the exons ATGTTTTCGGCCATTAAACGTCTCACCAGCAAAGGTGATGGGCCTGCAAACAATTGGCCCCTAAAAAGCCCTAATGTTCAAGCCATGTCATCTTCATTACAgaagaaattttctaaaggAGTGCAATATAACA tgaaaattgttattaaaggGGACAGAAATGTGGGCAAAACTTGCTTGTTCCACAGGCTTCAAGGCAAGAAATTTATAGAGGAATATATCCCTACTGATGAAATTCAAGTTACATCTATTCAGTGGAATTATAAGGCAACTGATGATATTGTGAAAGTCGAAGTATGGGACGTAGTGGATAAAG gcaaaaagaaaaagcattttgatggtttaaaattggaaaatgtacaaatagAAATTCCTGAAGAGGCTGCTTTAGATGCTGAGTTTCTTGATGTTTATAAAGGAACTAATGGTGTAATTATGATATTAGATCTAACTAAAAGTTGGACTTTTGATTATATTCAGCGAGAATTACCAAAAGTTCCAG gTCACATTCCTGTTATAATTTTGTCTAACCACTGCGATATGTCTCATCATCGAACTGTCACTGCTGACcatgttcatttttatattgagTCAATTATTGG AGACCGAACTGCGCCAGTCAGACATACAGAAGCATCCATGAGAAATGGTTTTGGCCTGAAATTGTTGCACAAGTTTTTTAATCTCCCATTTCTACAGCTTCAAAAAGAGGCTTTGCTAAGGCAGATTGAAAGGAATGAGATGGAGACTACTGCTACAATTGAT GAACTTGATACATATGCAGAATCTGATGAGGCCAATTATGCtaagtttttagaaaatttagtgAAAAGACGTAGGGAAATAGCAGATTCTAATGCCAACATTCCTCTTCCAACTGTGATAGAAAAGCCAAGTGTAGGGTCCCCTGGTGTGATTGATATGAAGCGATCTCAGAGTTGCTCTATTGTAATTGGAGGAg ggAAACCCATTCCTTTTGGCAACGCCATTCAAAACCCCACTAAATCACCTGTTGGAGCCTCTACCCAGGTTTCAAAAAGTGTTAGCATGAATAGCGGGTTTCCTTCAAAGTCTAAAGAAGCAGTAGATGGTCTTTCAGACATTCGAAGACTGGACGTCCCTATAACATCAGTAGATGAATTTTGCCCTGATGGTGGACTTTTGGGAGGGTTTTTGGATGATGTGCATTtcaataattctaaaattgcAGAGACTGAAGAGACTGATTC GGACACAGATACAGGAAATCCTTTGGTTTCCGAGCTGCAGGAGGACTTTGAGCCTGATGAAGCCTGTTTATCAAAACCGGCAAgagttgtaaaaaaaaatgaacttttgtATGCAGCAAAAGCTGGAAAGTCTGATGGCAGCAGTGAACTTGAG ATTGAGAAAACAATACCTGAGGACTATGACATGAAGCAAACAAATGACGAGTTTGATTCTACCATTAATTCTGAAATATCCGAACTCACCTCAGACGTTTATGACGGCTGGGTGGCGCCGGATTCCAAATGGCGTCGCTCTCCTGAAG GTGGCGAAGACACGTCTATGGTTAGTCAGACCTTCGATAATAGTGCCAGTGCCATTTACGACGATAGCGTGTCTGTAACTTCCTCCAACGTCCACATGGAACTCTTAACGTCCAAAAAATCCCCGAGTTCCGGAAATTTAAGCATTCAGAGCGAGAGTGAAGACACTCATACGTCTAGTTCTgtcaaaaaagagaaaaagcaCAGAGATAAA AGTGAAAAGAAGGAGAAACAAAAGAAGAAGAAGTCAAAGGATCGGGAGAAAGAGCAAGACAAAGAGAAAAGTGAGAAGAAGCATAGACGGAAATCCAGAGCTGAAGCGGTGTCTTCTAGGGATGAACTTGAAGAGTTTCTGAACGGAACCAGCAGTCCTCCTGTAGATACAGCTTATGAAGCGATTTAg